A window of the Desulfobacula toluolica Tol2 genome harbors these coding sequences:
- a CDS encoding pilus assembly PilX N-terminal domain-containing protein, with protein MWKSSISNNNGSILAIAMFCLLILSIFGTFALNTSDYEISIAANQQRWEKNFNASEGGANREGSGVGYAGVNGLYSWYTIADPETYNTHLYPSTLANYDPSGTDMPVAGTFPDNFDADDPNSWPRQNLMNDTTDNDYDYAYLVTYLYPDVPPKGMDATKFSSYKFRINGQRQVIIEIGGIKVGVKNPL; from the coding sequence ATGTGGAAATCTTCAATATCCAATAATAATGGTTCTATTTTAGCAATTGCAATGTTCTGCCTGCTTATTTTAAGCATTTTCGGTACTTTTGCTTTAAACACATCTGATTATGAAATCAGTATTGCCGCAAATCAGCAACGATGGGAAAAAAATTTTAATGCATCTGAAGGCGGAGCAAACAGAGAAGGCTCCGGTGTTGGATATGCAGGGGTTAACGGTCTCTATTCCTGGTATACCATTGCTGACCCCGAAACTTATAACACCCATCTTTATCCATCCACCTTGGCAAACTATGATCCGTCAGGAACAGACATGCCTGTGGCAGGGACTTTCCCCGATAATTTTGATGCGGACGACCCTAATTCCTGGCCCCGGCAGAATCTGATGAATGATACTACAGATAATGACTATGATTACGCATACCTTGTTACCTATCTTTATCCTGATGTGCCTCCCAAAGGAATGGATGCAACAAAATTTTCATCTTACAAATTCAGGATTAACGGGCAAAGACAGGTTATTATTGAAATTGGGGGGATAAAAGTTGGTGTTAAAAATCCATTATAA
- a CDS encoding type IV pilus modification PilV family protein, whose protein sequence is MLITKNTEGFTLIEVMITMLVLTLGLTAMAVMQMQAMKGNKTAFSRTSANSIALTFLEELKRLPFDDTNLDTAGTPLSTIDSDLDIGITLDSAGNTLSPAPNPALADHQYIPANFPSFSNMFQVNGNNIVDSTGNEFQLFWNVNKTPVSFGGNSYTPFCTLRLFMYWNTPMGNNSLSITTIKFNNTGA, encoded by the coding sequence ATGCTGATAACAAAAAACACTGAGGGGTTTACTTTAATTGAGGTTATGATAACCATGCTTGTTTTGACCCTTGGCCTGACAGCAATGGCTGTTATGCAGATGCAGGCCATGAAAGGCAATAAAACCGCATTTTCCCGTACAAGCGCAAACTCAATTGCATTGACTTTCCTTGAAGAACTCAAACGCCTTCCATTTGATGATACCAATCTGGACACAGCAGGAACACCACTTTCAACAATTGATTCAGACCTTGATATAGGTATAACCCTTGATTCTGCTGGAAATACCCTGAGTCCGGCTCCAAATCCAGCCCTTGCCGATCACCAATATATTCCGGCAAATTTCCCTTCTTTTTCAAATATGTTCCAGGTGAATGGGAATAATATAGTCGACAGCACCGGCAATGAATTTCAATTATTCTGGAATGTCAATAAAACCCCTGTCAGCTTTGGTGGGAATTCATATACACCTTTTTGCACATTAAGATTATTTATGTATTGGAATACACCAATGGGAAATAATTCCCTGTCTATCACCACGATTAAATTTAATAACACCGGGGCTTAG
- a CDS encoding Fic family protein produces the protein MKQSKLSNRTLKETRWGMKPDKPKAIMLAKRQLVEFVCDAVNLEGINFTLSEIQTLLDGITVGGHKVTDQQIALNQAYTWRALLELIEKNQFEITIETVCDLHRTAAGNEALEWGKFRSGGVTIAGTAYMPPQANLLPELFERMVNEASRISDIYDSAIHFFLTMARCQFFYDVNKRMGRFIMNGFLLNCGYPAINLPAKRQLEFNQLMLTFYETGNQKQMNTFLRSCLDERVIKIMKE, from the coding sequence ATGAAACAATCTAAATTATCGAATCGCACCCTGAAAGAAACTCGATGGGGCATGAAACCCGACAAACCAAAAGCAATAATGCTTGCTAAACGTCAATTGGTTGAATTTGTATGTGACGCGGTGAACCTGGAGGGAATTAATTTCACCCTGTCGGAAATCCAGACATTATTAGATGGAATTACAGTTGGCGGGCATAAAGTAACCGACCAGCAGATAGCTCTGAATCAGGCTTATACATGGCGGGCCTTATTAGAATTAATAGAAAAAAATCAGTTTGAGATCACGATTGAAACAGTCTGTGACCTTCATCGAACCGCTGCCGGGAACGAAGCTTTGGAGTGGGGAAAGTTCAGATCCGGAGGGGTTACTATTGCGGGAACAGCCTATATGCCGCCACAGGCGAATTTGCTGCCGGAATTGTTTGAAAGGATGGTGAATGAGGCATCCAGGATATCAGACATTTATGATAGTGCCATCCATTTTTTTCTTACAATGGCAAGATGCCAATTCTTTTATGATGTAAATAAACGTATGGGGCGTTTTATCATGAATGGGTTTTTATTGAATTGTGGATACCCTGCCATTAATCTTCCTGCAAAAAGACAACTGGAGTTTAATCAATTAATGCTGACCTTTTATGAAACAGGTAATCAGAAACAGATGAATACTTTTTTACGTTCCTGCCTGGATGAAAGAGTTATAAAAATTATGAAAGAATGA
- a CDS encoding prepilin-type N-terminal cleavage/methylation domain-containing protein: protein MKKNKYHQKGFTLIEVMITMAISTFILGGIFLTYSNQQKTYVSSDRLAEMQQNLRSAIMIMSSEIREAGCDPTQKANAGIISATSVQLHFTRDIAGHALNKDNRADGELDDANEDITFGFSSTNDADSNGIADTGAANLGRDTGGGFQPIAENIQAIEFNYILDDGTTAPNPTASQLSEIRAVQISILARASASDPNFMNAATYTTSAGTVWGPFNDNFKRRFVVVTIQCRNLGI, encoded by the coding sequence ATGAAAAAAAACAAATATCATCAAAAGGGATTTACCTTAATCGAAGTCATGATTACAATGGCCATATCGACCTTTATTTTAGGTGGCATTTTTCTTACTTATTCAAATCAGCAAAAGACATATGTCAGCTCGGACCGGCTTGCTGAAATGCAGCAGAATCTCAGATCGGCTATTATGATAATGTCATCTGAAATAAGAGAGGCTGGCTGTGACCCCACCCAGAAGGCTAATGCCGGTATCATATCCGCCACATCAGTACAGCTTCACTTTACCAGAGATATTGCCGGGCATGCCTTAAATAAAGATAACCGTGCTGATGGTGAGCTTGATGATGCCAATGAGGATATTACGTTTGGATTCTCATCCACAAATGATGCAGATTCCAATGGAATTGCCGACACAGGTGCTGCCAATCTGGGAAGAGATACTGGCGGTGGATTTCAACCCATTGCTGAAAACATTCAGGCAATTGAATTTAACTATATCCTTGATGATGGAACAACTGCACCGAATCCTACTGCATCTCAACTGTCTGAAATAAGGGCGGTTCAAATCTCCATCCTGGCAAGGGCATCTGCCAGTGACCCTAATTTTATGAACGCTGCCACATATACAACCAGCGCAGGAACTGTATGGGGACCGTTCAATGATAATTTCAAACGTAGATTTGTGGTTGTTACAATACAGTGCAGGAATTTAGGAATATAA
- a CDS encoding ATP-binding protein, with the protein MKRIKNTDILQVITEWQNHILRIKGIKRDYESVLLSTMGSKPIKIITGFRRSGKSFLTQRVAKKLVEDQRFAIDNILYLNFEDFRLIEINTPEKLNGIYQVFKSNIADSGKKLLIFDEIQNVSAWDRFVRTIYELEDDIEIILTGSNSELLSSEIGSNLAGRFIEFSIFPFDFKEFLKYRDIEIASDVEFFRNYDEIQKLFVDFIKFGGLPETFTISNGSARFSYIEGVVSKVILDDIIERFQVKHVAVIEKVLIYLLSGVGNIISFKRIMNYLKPLGIKVKQETLIDYVQYILKSFALYETQKFDWKLGRLFETTRKYYSVDTGLINLYQGAVNDFTSQLENIVFLKLKRSGCPVYFGALKSGKEIDFIVQQKNKKYQKFQVCQTLTNENHKRELSSFNLKDTYLEAGENFLLTLDAHEEEIFFKENSVYKKNIVKWLLLS; encoded by the coding sequence ATGAAAAGAATAAAAAATACAGATATACTCCAAGTTATAACAGAATGGCAAAACCATATTTTGCGAATTAAAGGGATTAAAAGAGACTATGAGTCAGTTCTTTTGTCCACCATGGGATCAAAACCAATCAAAATCATCACGGGGTTCAGAAGATCCGGAAAATCTTTTTTAACTCAGCGAGTTGCAAAGAAATTGGTTGAAGATCAAAGATTCGCTATAGATAATATTTTGTATCTTAATTTTGAGGATTTTCGATTAATTGAAATTAATACTCCTGAAAAATTAAATGGGATCTATCAGGTATTTAAATCAAATATTGCTGATAGTGGTAAAAAACTTTTGATTTTTGATGAAATTCAAAATGTCTCTGCCTGGGATCGTTTCGTTAGAACCATTTATGAATTGGAGGATGATATTGAGATTATTTTGACTGGCTCAAACTCTGAACTATTGTCTTCTGAAATTGGCAGTAACCTTGCCGGACGATTTATTGAATTTTCAATTTTTCCTTTTGATTTTAAAGAATTTTTGAAATACAGGGATATTGAAATTGCTTCTGATGTTGAATTTTTTAGAAATTATGATGAGATTCAAAAACTTTTTGTAGATTTTATAAAGTTTGGAGGCTTACCTGAAACTTTCACAATATCCAATGGTTCTGCTCGGTTTTCATATATTGAAGGTGTTGTAAGCAAAGTCATTCTGGATGATATTATTGAACGTTTCCAGGTAAAGCATGTTGCTGTTATTGAAAAAGTATTAATTTATTTATTATCCGGTGTTGGAAATATCATCTCTTTTAAACGAATAATGAATTATTTAAAGCCACTTGGGATTAAAGTTAAACAGGAAACTTTGATTGATTATGTTCAGTATATATTGAAATCCTTTGCTTTGTATGAGACTCAAAAATTTGATTGGAAGTTAGGCCGATTATTTGAGACTACCCGAAAATATTATTCCGTGGATACAGGGTTGATCAATTTATATCAAGGGGCAGTAAATGATTTTACAAGTCAATTGGAAAATATTGTTTTTTTGAAGCTCAAAAGATCAGGATGCCCTGTATATTTTGGTGCTCTCAAGTCTGGAAAGGAGATAGATTTTATTGTTCAGCAAAAAAATAAAAAATACCAGAAATTTCAAGTCTGTCAAACACTTACCAATGAAAATCATAAACGGGAATTATCTTCCTTTAATTTGAAAGACACATACCTTGAAGCCGGGGAAAATTTTCTTTTGACACTTGATGCTCATGAAGAGGAAATTTTTTTTAAGGAAAATTCAGTATATAAGAAAAATATTGTTAAATGGCTTTTGTTATCGTGA
- a CDS encoding GspH/FimT family pseudopilin has product MFETPKDIKGFTLIELMIVIAIISLLVVVTPNFGRILADQRLKGCARDIYSKMQKAKSEAIKRNTTVGISFTPAAFVPDGRAGTYTVFIDNGGVGGGADDLIHDTGNPNPSDDEATIAFVTMPKNVSLVNANFSGTSVAGFNSRGLPARSRIGNIQVRNSTRWYKITLSIAGNLQMQISGDGTDGSWQ; this is encoded by the coding sequence ATGTTTGAAACACCCAAAGATATAAAAGGGTTCACCCTTATCGAACTGATGATTGTTATTGCAATCATTTCACTCCTTGTTGTTGTTACACCCAATTTTGGTCGAATCCTTGCAGATCAGAGATTAAAAGGCTGCGCAAGAGATATTTATTCAAAAATGCAGAAAGCCAAATCCGAAGCAATAAAACGAAACACAACGGTTGGTATTAGTTTTACCCCGGCCGCCTTTGTACCCGATGGAAGAGCCGGAACTTACACAGTATTCATTGATAATGGTGGGGTTGGGGGGGGGGCAGATGACCTGATACATGATACAGGGAACCCCAATCCCAGTGATGATGAAGCTACAATAGCCTTTGTAACCATGCCCAAAAATGTAAGCTTGGTCAATGCCAATTTTAGCGGGACATCTGTGGCAGGGTTTAATAGTCGCGGTCTTCCGGCAAGGTCAAGAATTGGAAATATTCAAGTCCGAAACAGCACACGATGGTATAAAATAACATTATCCATTGCCGGTAATCTTCAGATGCAGATCAGTGGTGATGGTACTGATGGTTCCTGGCAATAG
- a CDS encoding pilus assembly protein: MVNSKLKKINTILISTTLFIILVGSFSPLNAKDTEIYQVNTKQNCYVLLDNSGSMDFGVYEQNIDYGAMFDYLFTLNDAGSQSDYIWDTIVTWNPAYFYQNHEERRKIFLWKGQIGVTIATVDGVDTAFTGDAADPNYLWYTNHLVDTHTLIDSDGNLTGEANETQRLTTDADGHILFDGQKLPLNLDIKLKEMQTLYDGSQVDIGFGGLLNAPGYYFSGYKGVVSGSLDTAEDGDQDIYFFVTGNWVNMQAMYNLHYTTNNPDPAGASKGDPAWKYESVQQAPSSWSELSHSLQYPASGQYANSLKENETIQTITHPGSTQIQVHFSAFDVDENGDYVVLYDGSGTQEIKYDNDDFPTGSGWSETINDDTIKIALASDNKDKGSGYIIDKIRVSYDGGSYLMQNRLDVAKDALLYVIDEFHGKMNWGYASFQYLGTSGNGATINSALNPNLTDDVNRAAIRNHVENESPQYGTPLGEALQDVFEEGYWTKRHALDNLLCRKNYVISVTDGFPTDDTDWNRISNANSDPHLPFTDWDGDGWTSDPYQPPITPNYYDDVGHWMYTHSWVDKTEVTDPANSYVNVTTHHIAFGANHPLLKDAAGESGGEYVVAYNKEQLVAAFYSLALLMTEAVSFTSPVVSIDAANKIQNGDDLYLGLFLPQDNQSWVGNVKKFKLGDGSTDRPYIWMLYDGNDNEAVNDDGEFLDNTGAFWADDNDSNDSDNYGSSDVKEDGVGEVLQERVEKNFNDGTSDADAYWERPIYTYSTTSTSILEVKYDTIKASDLGVADDLTRDKVINYLYGYTYDADAATHAPLAVRDWALGSIVHSRPVVIDYYDPINILLKRYIVVGANDGMLHVFDDTDPDGDGPLKASGKEVFAFVPEDILPNLYNISQNPFIDSVDGPIALYRSNKAPKYLIFGERRGGKKYWCLNVSDTNPLNWTVAWNYENSEIAQTWSEPIEASIPVSVDASTGERTFKDVLIFTGGYDTEEDNYPEPFNDLDNNGNPYKDANKTIDGSKWDKNDIAQDVNSNNSYDLYNLDKNEYGRGIFIVDIDNPNAVTNDGSGKQILPFSAIYGAADTTDTNGAVQTLSSMKFCFPASPAVVTTTFPYIYKSGGKTIEGRKSNVISAIYATDIYSNIYRVNYNFDVDPDDLTDVTNKWTVTKIFSGNPGSSSDSGEMGQGDDTDDQGRKTFYPPAISWGGACTYFDAGNYRFSNTEFSGTDKIASLYFGTGDREHPTYTMIRNRFYAIYDDSSVTGIDNQGTDSDADDTPVIVSTVPYTEDNLLNLTCDELDTGTTLSGITKSGLQEILRDDPSYTNASDDNLLENGAANEDDAKGWYIVLEDQGDSTECSHCAYSGSVADATTTSRDNHEGEKILNKVNLYAGNLYFTSYQPSIADPCNPQGNGFAYSLNYCDGSASYNLNISNDSISDNNYDVTDRYHKVTGIFGIPSDFAIVTRQGQAGAMSMMGGDIIGPKGVPGPLPGPDFTIDGPEYGLDLYYWREGNSQK, translated from the coding sequence ATGGTGAACAGCAAATTAAAAAAAATCAATACTATTCTCATCAGTACGACTCTATTTATCATCCTGGTGGGCAGTTTTTCTCCTCTAAATGCAAAAGACACTGAAATTTACCAAGTCAATACAAAACAAAACTGCTATGTCCTTCTGGACAACTCAGGATCAATGGATTTTGGCGTTTATGAGCAAAATATTGACTACGGGGCTATGTTTGATTACCTTTTTACCCTTAATGATGCAGGCAGCCAAAGTGATTATATCTGGGACACTATTGTAACGTGGAATCCTGCGTATTTCTATCAAAATCATGAAGAGAGAAGAAAAATTTTTCTATGGAAAGGTCAGATCGGTGTCACCATTGCAACAGTGGATGGGGTAGACACAGCGTTTACCGGAGATGCAGCTGACCCCAATTACCTTTGGTATACAAACCACTTGGTTGATACCCATACCCTGATTGATTCTGACGGAAATCTGACTGGTGAGGCAAACGAAACACAGCGGCTTACAACGGACGCAGATGGTCACATCCTGTTTGACGGTCAAAAGCTTCCCCTTAATCTGGATATAAAACTCAAAGAAATGCAGACTCTTTATGATGGAAGTCAGGTTGATATTGGCTTTGGTGGCCTTTTGAATGCGCCGGGGTATTATTTTTCAGGATATAAAGGAGTTGTATCCGGCAGCTTGGACACGGCTGAAGATGGTGACCAGGATATTTATTTTTTTGTGACTGGAAACTGGGTGAACATGCAGGCTATGTATAATCTTCATTATACGACCAATAATCCAGATCCTGCAGGTGCATCCAAGGGTGATCCTGCCTGGAAGTACGAATCTGTTCAACAAGCACCATCCAGCTGGTCAGAACTGTCCCACAGCCTTCAATATCCAGCAAGTGGGCAATATGCCAACAGCTTAAAAGAGAATGAAACCATACAAACCATTACCCATCCAGGTTCCACTCAGATCCAGGTTCATTTTTCTGCATTTGATGTCGATGAAAACGGCGACTATGTTGTTTTATATGACGGTTCCGGAACCCAGGAAATTAAATATGATAACGATGACTTCCCGACAGGGAGCGGCTGGTCTGAAACAATTAATGATGATACCATCAAAATAGCTTTGGCATCAGATAATAAAGACAAGGGTTCCGGCTATATTATCGATAAAATAAGGGTTTCCTATGACGGAGGTTCTTATTTAATGCAAAACCGCCTGGATGTAGCCAAGGATGCTCTTCTTTATGTGATTGATGAATTCCATGGGAAAATGAACTGGGGATATGCCAGCTTTCAATATTTAGGAACATCAGGGAATGGTGCCACTATTAACAGCGCCTTAAATCCAAACCTGACCGATGATGTAAACCGGGCCGCCATTAGAAATCATGTTGAAAACGAATCTCCGCAATATGGAACACCCTTGGGAGAAGCCCTGCAGGATGTTTTTGAAGAAGGCTATTGGACCAAAAGACATGCCCTGGACAACCTGTTATGCAGAAAAAATTATGTTATCTCAGTAACGGATGGATTTCCAACTGATGACACCGATTGGAACAGGATTTCCAATGCAAACAGCGATCCACATCTACCCTTCACAGACTGGGATGGTGATGGGTGGACTTCAGACCCATACCAACCCCCGATAACACCCAATTATTATGATGATGTAGGCCACTGGATGTATACCCATTCCTGGGTAGATAAAACAGAAGTAACAGATCCTGCCAATTCCTATGTTAACGTGACCACACATCATATTGCCTTTGGTGCAAACCACCCTTTGCTGAAAGATGCTGCCGGAGAATCAGGCGGAGAATATGTCGTGGCCTACAATAAGGAGCAACTGGTTGCTGCCTTTTATTCTCTTGCCCTGCTTATGACTGAAGCTGTATCCTTTACATCGCCGGTTGTCTCCATTGATGCTGCCAATAAAATTCAAAATGGTGATGACCTTTACTTAGGCCTTTTCCTTCCCCAGGACAATCAATCCTGGGTTGGGAATGTGAAAAAATTCAAGCTTGGTGATGGAAGCACAGACAGGCCTTATATATGGATGCTCTATGACGGAAATGATAATGAAGCCGTTAATGATGATGGAGAATTTCTTGATAATACAGGTGCCTTCTGGGCGGATGATAATGATTCCAATGATTCTGACAATTACGGCAGTTCTGATGTAAAAGAAGATGGGGTAGGAGAGGTTCTACAGGAAAGGGTGGAAAAAAACTTTAATGATGGAACATCCGATGCTGACGCATATTGGGAAAGACCTATTTATACCTATAGCACAACTTCTACGTCCATATTAGAAGTTAAATATGATACCATAAAAGCTTCAGATCTTGGAGTTGCCGATGATCTGACAAGAGATAAAGTTATCAATTACCTTTACGGATACACATATGATGCCGATGCCGCGACCCATGCTCCTTTAGCGGTAAGAGACTGGGCTTTGGGAAGTATTGTTCATTCCAGGCCTGTTGTGATTGACTATTATGATCCCATTAATATATTACTGAAACGCTATATCGTTGTGGGAGCAAATGACGGAATGCTTCATGTTTTTGATGATACAGACCCGGATGGTGACGGTCCTCTTAAAGCCAGCGGCAAAGAAGTGTTTGCTTTTGTTCCGGAAGATATTCTGCCCAATCTTTATAATATTTCACAAAATCCTTTTATAGATAGTGTTGACGGTCCAATCGCTTTATACCGTTCAAACAAAGCCCCCAAATATCTTATTTTTGGAGAACGCAGAGGGGGTAAAAAATACTGGTGTCTTAATGTTTCTGATACAAATCCGTTAAACTGGACTGTTGCCTGGAACTATGAAAACAGTGAGATCGCTCAAACCTGGTCAGAACCGATTGAAGCATCCATACCTGTCTCTGTTGATGCATCCACCGGGGAAAGGACATTTAAGGATGTTCTTATCTTCACTGGCGGGTACGACACAGAAGAAGACAACTATCCTGAACCGTTCAACGATCTTGATAACAATGGAAATCCATATAAGGATGCCAACAAAACAATTGACGGAAGCAAGTGGGATAAAAATGATATCGCACAGGATGTCAACAGCAATAATTCATATGACTTGTATAATCTGGATAAAAATGAATACGGAAGGGGAATATTTATCGTTGATATTGATAACCCCAACGCTGTAACGAATGACGGCTCAGGCAAGCAGATTCTTCCATTTTCTGCTATATATGGCGCAGCAGATACGACGGACACCAATGGAGCTGTTCAAACATTATCTTCAATGAAATTTTGTTTTCCTGCCTCCCCTGCGGTTGTTACAACTACATTTCCGTATATATACAAAAGTGGCGGCAAAACTATTGAAGGTCGAAAATCAAACGTAATCAGTGCTATTTATGCTACGGATATTTATTCAAACATTTACCGGGTTAATTATAACTTTGACGTTGACCCTGATGATCTTACTGATGTAACCAACAAATGGACAGTTACCAAAATTTTTTCAGGCAATCCAGGCAGTAGCAGTGACAGTGGGGAAATGGGTCAGGGTGATGATACCGATGACCAGGGCAGAAAAACATTTTACCCACCGGCTATTTCATGGGGAGGGGCGTGTACCTATTTTGATGCCGGAAATTACAGGTTCTCAAACACAGAATTTTCCGGAACCGATAAAATAGCGTCATTGTATTTCGGTACCGGTGACAGAGAACATCCCACTTATACAATGATACGAAACCGCTTTTATGCCATATACGATGATTCATCTGTTACCGGCATTGATAACCAAGGGACTGATTCTGATGCTGATGATACACCTGTCATTGTTTCAACGGTTCCTTATACGGAAGATAATCTGTTAAACCTTACCTGTGATGAGCTGGATACGGGAACCACACTCTCTGGAATAACAAAAAGTGGTTTACAGGAAATACTAAGGGACGATCCTTCATACACCAATGCCAGCGATGATAACCTGCTTGAAAATGGGGCAGCAAATGAAGATGATGCAAAGGGATGGTATATTGTTTTGGAAGACCAGGGCGATTCAACTGAATGCAGTCATTGCGCATATTCCGGAAGTGTGGCAGACGCGACTACAACATCAAGAGATAACCATGAAGGGGAAAAAATACTCAACAAAGTCAATCTCTATGCCGGAAATCTATATTTCACTTCTTATCAGCCATCTATTGCAGATCCATGCAATCCCCAAGGAAACGGGTTTGCATATTCTTTGAATTATTGTGATGGTTCTGCCTCGTATAACCTTAATATATCAAATGATTCCATTTCTGATAACAACTATGATGTGACCGATAGATATCATAAAGTAACTGGTATTTTTGGTATTCCTTCTGACTTTGCGATTGTAACAAGACAGGGACAGGCAGGAGCAATGTCCATGATGGGTGGGGATATTATCGGACCCAAAGGTGTGCCTGGACCTTTACCTGGACCTGATTTCACAATTGATGGTCCTGAATACGGTCTTGATTTATATTACTGGCGGGAAGGCAATAGCCAAAAATAA
- a CDS encoding Bax inhibitor-1/YccA family protein, translated as MDSYTSFSQNATLVKTNSFIRSVYNWMAIALALTGFTAYYVSHNEAMVQLIYGTPGLIIILIVAELGFVFFLSARIQKLQATTATALFTIYSILNGVTLSYIFLAYTATSIVSTFMICSVTFLACSVYGMVTKKDLTSLGGFMFMGLIGIIIASVVNIFLQSSAMQMIISYIGVVVFIGLTAYDTQKLKTMSTTIPNNATGAMIRKGALMGALSLYLDFINLFIMMLHIFGGSRD; from the coding sequence ATGGATTCATACACTTCTTTTTCACAAAACGCTACGCTTGTAAAAACAAATTCATTTATTAGAAGCGTATACAACTGGATGGCCATTGCTTTGGCTCTTACAGGTTTTACCGCATATTATGTCTCTCACAATGAGGCCATGGTTCAACTCATATACGGAACCCCGGGTTTGATTATAATTCTTATTGTTGCAGAGCTTGGATTTGTATTCTTTTTGAGCGCCCGGATTCAAAAACTGCAAGCCACGACGGCAACAGCCTTGTTTACCATTTACTCTATTTTAAACGGTGTTACGCTCTCTTATATTTTCCTTGCCTACACTGCCACATCTATTGTTTCTACTTTTATGATCTGTTCGGTTACATTTCTTGCCTGCAGTGTTTATGGAATGGTCACCAAAAAAGACCTGACATCCCTTGGCGGATTCATGTTCATGGGCCTTATCGGAATTATCATCGCCTCTGTAGTTAATATATTTTTACAAAGCTCAGCCATGCAGATGATCATCTCTTATATCGGTGTTGTTGTCTTTATAGGTCTGACAGCTTATGACACTCAAAAATTAAAGACCATGTCAACCACTATTCCCAATAATGCAACCGGCGCAATGATCCGCAAAGGCGCTTTAATGGGTGCCCTTTCACTATATCTTGATTTTATTAATCTTTTTATTATGATGCTTCACATTTTTGGCGGCAGTAGAGACTAA